The following proteins are encoded in a genomic region of Saccharopolyspora antimicrobica:
- a CDS encoding GntR family transcriptional regulator, translated as MAEPVTPLTTKSDVAYDKVREKILSGEFPPGSVINQATLARSIGISTTPLREALRRLKAEGLVELGAHRDAKVTELRAEENRDLLEMRRSLDPLAASLAAQRRTKEDIAEIRASLEGLRAMPGNPDYEHLLHHRRYHRAIYQAAHNDLLIEALDSLWDKADRYRRFALEVDRGPEARAKKDEEHRMLAEAVIAGDSDGAAAVMTEHIDTSLATQATRRLLR; from the coding sequence ATGGCAGAACCGGTAACGCCGCTGACGACCAAGAGCGACGTCGCCTACGACAAGGTGCGGGAGAAGATCCTCTCGGGCGAGTTCCCACCGGGGTCCGTGATCAACCAGGCGACGCTCGCGCGCAGCATCGGCATCAGCACCACCCCGCTCCGGGAAGCCCTGCGGCGGTTGAAGGCCGAAGGGCTGGTCGAACTCGGCGCCCACCGCGACGCCAAGGTCACCGAGCTCAGAGCCGAGGAGAACCGCGATCTGCTGGAGATGCGCAGATCCCTCGACCCGCTGGCTGCGTCGCTGGCCGCGCAACGGCGCACCAAGGAGGACATCGCCGAGATCCGCGCGTCCCTGGAAGGCCTGCGGGCGATGCCGGGAAACCCCGACTACGAGCACCTCCTGCACCACCGGCGCTACCACCGCGCGATCTACCAGGCCGCGCACAACGACCTGCTCATCGAAGCCCTGGACAGCCTGTGGGACAAGGCCGACCGCTACCGCAGGTTCGCCCTGGAGGTCGACCGCGGCCCGGAGGCCAGGGCCAAGAAGGACGAGGAGCACCGGATGCTGGCCGAGGCGGTCATCGCGGGTGATTCCGACGGTGCGGCCGCGGTGATGACCGAGCACATCGACACCAGCCTCGCCACCCAAGCGACCCGGCGTCTGCTGCGGTGA
- a CDS encoding citryl-CoA lyase: protein MSTPAFNTTQEYEDAVTGWWRTGISRIRPGEILLRGYPVEELIGEVSFVDAIWLMLRGDLPAPGQRRLLEAALVAAVDHGPQAPSIAAARMAATCGLGLNNAVATGVNLLGDVHGGAGQQCMQLLADLAEAASGGGDLDAAAERLVADHRASGNRVPGFGHRFHPRDPRRDPLLTSVERAVARNEVPGWALRAGTALERALAQGRSRPVPMNIDGATAIVYSELGFPPELGRGLFVLARSVGILSHAWEEKSAGARIKGPIPRPLLPDYNGPGRRDLSNGNPG, encoded by the coding sequence ATGAGCACTCCCGCCTTCAACACCACCCAGGAGTACGAGGACGCGGTCACGGGATGGTGGCGAACCGGAATCAGCCGCATCCGGCCCGGCGAGATCCTGCTGCGCGGGTATCCCGTCGAGGAACTGATCGGCGAGGTGTCCTTCGTGGACGCGATCTGGTTGATGCTGCGCGGGGACCTCCCCGCGCCCGGTCAGCGCAGACTTCTCGAAGCCGCTCTGGTCGCGGCCGTCGACCACGGTCCGCAAGCCCCGTCCATCGCCGCCGCCCGGATGGCGGCCACCTGCGGGCTCGGGCTCAACAATGCCGTCGCAACCGGAGTGAACCTCCTCGGCGATGTCCACGGCGGCGCGGGACAGCAGTGCATGCAACTTCTGGCTGATCTGGCGGAAGCCGCTTCAGGAGGCGGAGATCTCGATGCGGCCGCGGAACGACTCGTGGCCGACCACCGCGCCTCCGGGAATCGCGTTCCCGGCTTCGGGCACCGGTTCCACCCACGAGATCCACGTCGCGATCCGCTGCTGACATCGGTCGAGCGTGCCGTCGCCCGCAACGAGGTTCCAGGCTGGGCACTGCGCGCCGGAACGGCGCTCGAACGCGCACTCGCCCAGGGCCGCAGCCGCCCCGTCCCGATGAACATCGACGGTGCCACGGCTATCGTCTACAGCGAACTCGGCTTCCCGCCCGAACTCGGCCGAGGCCTGTTCGTCCTCGCTCGAAGCGTCGGCATCCTCTCCCACGCCTGGGAGGAGAAATCGGCGGGGGCACGCATCAAGGGCCCGATTCCCCGCCCGTTGCTGCCCGACTACAACGGTCCCGGGCGCCGCGACCTCTCGAACGGAAACCCGGGGTAA
- a CDS encoding MFS transporter, giving the protein MTSANWRVWVLLAHAALTQLITFVLRPATTYRALELGVPASWLGVLSGSFALVPLVLALPAGHIVDRIGERRVMLAGSLLMCAVGTLLLALGDTVPGLVAGSVVLGTAHLGAIVGQQALVANSTASGRMDAAFGYYTFAASLGQAAGPLLIVAFGGTRAIPDTTPIFQGSIAIAVVLFALTFGIQDARTDRGPAAASDIGVRSLLRLPGLAGALLTACTVLAAVDISLVYLPALGAERGIASALIGTLLVLRAASSMMSRFFLGRLSEVLGRRRLLILSIFGAAAGITVAAAPVPVWLLLIAVTVAGFGLGVGQPLTMSWLAESAPAGARGRAMSLRLTGNRAGQVVIPGAIGLVAAGLGAAGVLWVTAAGLALTGTLARKLPVDRPSQP; this is encoded by the coding sequence GTGACCTCCGCGAACTGGCGGGTCTGGGTGCTGCTCGCGCACGCCGCGCTGACCCAGCTCATCACCTTCGTACTGCGTCCCGCCACCACCTACCGGGCGCTGGAACTGGGCGTTCCGGCGTCCTGGCTCGGCGTGCTCTCCGGCAGCTTCGCGCTGGTCCCGCTGGTGCTCGCACTGCCCGCGGGCCACATCGTCGACCGGATCGGCGAACGGCGGGTGATGCTGGCCGGCAGCCTGCTGATGTGCGCAGTGGGCACACTGCTGCTGGCACTCGGCGACACCGTGCCCGGCCTGGTGGCGGGCAGCGTGGTGCTCGGCACCGCGCACCTGGGCGCGATCGTCGGCCAGCAGGCGCTGGTGGCCAACAGCACCGCATCCGGCCGGATGGACGCCGCGTTCGGCTACTACACCTTCGCCGCCTCGCTCGGCCAGGCCGCCGGGCCGCTGCTGATCGTGGCTTTCGGCGGAACGCGGGCGATCCCGGACACCACGCCGATCTTCCAGGGGAGCATCGCGATCGCGGTCGTCCTCTTCGCCCTGACCTTCGGGATCCAGGACGCCCGGACCGATCGCGGCCCGGCTGCGGCGAGCGACATCGGTGTGCGCTCGCTGCTGCGCCTGCCGGGACTGGCCGGGGCACTCCTGACCGCGTGCACCGTGCTGGCCGCGGTCGACATCTCCCTGGTCTACCTGCCCGCACTGGGAGCCGAACGCGGTATCGCCTCGGCGCTGATCGGCACGCTGCTGGTGCTGCGCGCCGCCTCGTCGATGATGTCGCGGTTCTTCCTCGGACGTCTCTCGGAGGTGCTCGGGCGACGCAGGTTGCTGATCCTGAGCATCTTCGGCGCCGCCGCGGGGATCACCGTCGCCGCCGCTCCGGTGCCGGTCTGGCTGCTGCTCATCGCGGTCACCGTGGCCGGCTTCGGCCTCGGCGTGGGACAACCGCTGACGATGTCCTGGCTCGCCGAATCGGCCCCCGCGGGCGCGCGCGGTCGCGCGATGTCGTTGCGGCTCACCGGCAATCGCGCCGGTCAGGTCGTCATCCCCGGCGCGATCGGCCTGGTCGCCGCCGGACTCGGCGCCGCGGGCGTCCTGTGGGTCACCGCAGCGGGCCTGGCCCTCACCGGCACGCTGGCCCGCAAGCTCCCGGTCGACCGGCCTTCCCAGCCCTGA